A window of the Mesotoga prima MesG1.Ag.4.2 genome harbors these coding sequences:
- a CDS encoding class II aldolase/adducin family protein, with the protein MDLRKELVLFARLAWDRRLTESTGGNMSVRNGDHFVITPTTMVKHFLTEEDLVEVDLNGRKVSGRREPSSEYRMHLKIYRECEDVVSVFHAHPVYATTIAVQQKKFPVNILPETALMLAPITYLPYRMPGTDDFAEVFDEGLKLGSRTFVLRNHGVTVGGSSIEEAYAKLETLEFLAQITLLSGAKPGYLEIPSEDVEKFLKKIRGSKE; encoded by the coding sequence ATGGATTTGAGAAAAGAGCTGGTCCTTTTCGCGAGGCTGGCATGGGACAGAAGACTTACCGAGAGTACCGGTGGAAATATGAGCGTTAGAAATGGAGATCATTTTGTGATTACCCCCACAACAATGGTGAAGCACTTTCTCACGGAAGAGGATCTTGTCGAGGTAGATCTGAATGGAAGGAAAGTTAGTGGGAGGCGCGAACCATCATCGGAATACAGGATGCATTTGAAGATTTACAGAGAGTGTGAAGACGTGGTTTCCGTCTTCCATGCTCATCCCGTTTACGCGACAACTATCGCAGTTCAGCAGAAGAAGTTTCCTGTGAATATTCTTCCTGAAACTGCGCTCATGCTGGCTCCGATAACCTATCTTCCCTACAGAATGCCTGGTACGGATGATTTTGCGGAGGTATTCGACGAGGGTTTGAAGCTTGGCTCGCGAACCTTCGTTTTGAGAAACCACGGTGTTACAGTCGGCGGAAGTAGTATTGAAGAGGCATATGCAAAGCTCGAGACGCTGGAGTTTCTGGCTCAGATCACCCTCCTTTCCGGTGCCAAACCCGGTTACCTCGAAATCCCTTCCGAAGATGTGGAGAAGTTCTTGAAAAAAATAAGAGGATCTAAGGAGTAG
- a CDS encoding transposase — MEIVGIDWGRKKHYCYLLHQGKKLVLKNKEEDFAKLLKIKEAVYVIEDGNNRIVDYLLRNNRQVYILPSRRSSEARSFFVIEGKSDFIDSKVIAMTYEHNPEWCLQVKREGIAFELDVLVEENAVINVSMMQDIGRLDAYLERYWPEVKEVFSGTSARKLAFISICPTAKDFLSMSDKEILLKLKEMGFLINSNLKSKLKELRKIALERYVPASIRTLIVAFSRYAMEKKVMKEEIGKQMKEIIEKSEFSVLLTLPGVGVIIASQLIVAYLTHKFSSYRDLQRYAGTTPTYYGSGNKNTTKMRSNCNHYLRGTLHIASLAATNSSKWMKRFYDNKKSEGKSSAHALRALANTILKIAFAMLRDLTPYSEEKFLKRNPPSDYTTSKKERKQKPEYSLKVSSVATCRSTA; from the coding sequence ATGGAGATAGTTGGAATTGATTGGGGAAGAAAGAAGCATTACTGTTATCTTTTGCACCAGGGTAAGAAGTTAGTTTTAAAGAACAAGGAAGAAGATTTTGCGAAGCTTCTGAAGATAAAGGAGGCGGTCTATGTTATTGAGGATGGCAATAACAGGATCGTCGATTATCTTCTAAGGAACAACAGGCAGGTGTACATACTTCCAAGCAGGAGATCGAGCGAAGCCAGGTCATTCTTCGTGATAGAAGGCAAGAGCGATTTCATTGATTCGAAGGTAATAGCGATGACCTATGAGCATAACCCCGAATGGTGTTTGCAAGTGAAGAGGGAAGGGATAGCTTTTGAGCTGGATGTACTGGTTGAAGAGAACGCTGTGATAAATGTATCTATGATGCAGGATATAGGAAGGCTGGATGCATACCTTGAAAGGTACTGGCCGGAGGTGAAAGAAGTTTTCAGTGGCACTTCCGCCAGAAAACTGGCGTTTATATCCATCTGTCCTACTGCAAAAGACTTTCTCTCAATGTCTGATAAAGAGATACTCCTGAAGCTTAAAGAGATGGGTTTCCTGATAAATAGCAATCTCAAAAGCAAGCTGAAGGAGCTCAGAAAAATCGCGCTTGAAAGATATGTGCCAGCTTCCATAAGGACATTGATAGTCGCTTTCTCAAGGTACGCTATGGAGAAGAAAGTGATGAAGGAAGAGATAGGCAAGCAGATGAAAGAAATCATTGAGAAAAGCGAATTCAGTGTGCTTCTCACCTTACCTGGAGTGGGAGTAATAATCGCCAGCCAGCTCATAGTTGCCTACCTAACACACAAGTTCAGTTCCTACAGAGACCTTCAAAGGTACGCGGGAACTACTCCGACTTACTATGGAAGCGGTAACAAGAATACCACCAAGATGAGAAGTAACTGCAATCACTATCTCAGAGGGACTCTTCATATAGCCAGTCTTGCTGCAACAAATAGCTCTAAATGGATGAAAAGATTCTACGACAACAAAAAGAGCGAGGGCAAGAGCTCTGCTCATGCCCTCCGTGCATTGGCGAACACCATCCTCAAAATCGCCTTCGCCATGCTTAGGGATTTGACTCCCTACTCAGAAGAGAAATTCCTCAAGAGGAATCCTCCTTCTGATTATACTACTTCTAAAAAGGAGAGAAAACAGAAGCCTGAATACTCGCTGAAAGTATCTTCAGTAGCTACCTGCCGGTCTACTGCTTGA
- a CDS encoding FAD-binding oxidoreductase encodes MNYGRLNADLIEELQSLLNIPVKYDEESLDRYSRDETAELKAVRPEVVTFPVSTQEVSEIMKFANRHLIPVTPRGAGTGLSGGAVPSYRGIVMSFEKMNRILEFDEANMMITVEPGVITGEIQKLADRHNLVYGGDPCSSESSSIGGNVAENAGGNKVMKYGPTGYHVYGLEVVLPSGEITYFGGKRLKDVSGLDFVHLMVGSEGTLGIVTKITLRLLPKPKYSVALLVPYPDIDTAIAAVPGLMSGSGVVPTSLEFMDGSSIRAACSFLNIEFPYADAGAHLIIEVEGNSKDSIFDDYVKLGEAAIEAGGLEAFVADNRNTRDKLWKARKSIAEALAAISPVHSMEDVSVPMANIPKLIKRSEEIAKKRGLEMIAFGHAGDGNVHVTFIKGDLPQEDWDRNLPLAEKELFDETTELGGCISGEHGIGIKRKKYLASIVDEAQLDLIRGIKKAFDRNNILNPGKIVDL; translated from the coding sequence ATGAATTACGGACGGCTCAACGCGGACCTGATCGAAGAGTTACAATCACTACTTAACATCCCCGTCAAATACGATGAGGAGTCACTGGATAGATATTCTAGAGACGAGACGGCGGAATTGAAAGCCGTTAGACCGGAGGTCGTCACTTTCCCTGTAAGTACTCAGGAAGTGTCGGAGATCATGAAATTCGCAAACAGGCATCTGATTCCAGTTACCCCAAGAGGTGCGGGAACGGGCCTTTCGGGAGGCGCGGTGCCTTCATACCGTGGAATCGTCATGAGCTTCGAGAAGATGAACAGAATTCTCGAGTTCGACGAAGCAAATATGATGATTACCGTCGAACCGGGAGTGATAACCGGCGAAATTCAGAAACTGGCAGACAGGCATAACCTCGTTTACGGAGGTGACCCCTGCAGCAGCGAGAGCTCCTCGATCGGGGGCAACGTTGCGGAAAACGCCGGAGGGAACAAAGTCATGAAATATGGACCGACAGGTTACCATGTTTACGGCCTTGAGGTAGTCCTGCCCTCAGGCGAGATCACATATTTCGGAGGAAAAAGACTGAAGGATGTCAGCGGCCTGGACTTCGTCCATCTAATGGTCGGATCTGAAGGCACGCTTGGAATTGTCACGAAAATAACGTTGAGGCTGCTGCCAAAGCCGAAGTATTCGGTGGCCTTGCTCGTACCATACCCGGATATCGACACGGCAATTGCAGCAGTACCTGGATTGATGAGCGGTTCAGGTGTTGTCCCTACTTCTCTGGAGTTTATGGATGGCTCGTCGATAAGGGCGGCCTGCAGCTTCCTGAACATCGAGTTTCCGTACGCTGACGCCGGAGCTCATCTGATAATAGAAGTCGAAGGCAACAGCAAGGATTCGATATTCGACGATTACGTCAAACTCGGAGAAGCCGCCATCGAAGCGGGCGGGCTTGAAGCCTTTGTGGCAGACAACCGGAATACGAGAGACAAACTATGGAAGGCCAGAAAGTCGATTGCGGAGGCACTGGCCGCAATAAGCCCGGTGCACAGCATGGAAGACGTCTCCGTTCCGATGGCGAATATACCTAAGCTAATAAAGAGGTCTGAAGAGATCGCAAAGAAGCGCGGACTCGAAATGATTGCCTTTGGCCACGCCGGAGACGGAAATGTCCATGTCACTTTTATAAAGGGAGACCTTCCACAGGAAGATTGGGACAGAAATCTCCCGCTGGCCGAGAAAGAGCTCTTTGACGAAACCACAGAGTTAGGGGGCTGCATCAGCGGAGAACACGGTATAGGTATCAAGAGAAAGAAATATCTCGCATCGATAGTAGACGAAGCGCAACTTGACCTAATTCGAGGCATAAAAAAGGCCTTTGATAGAAACAACATACTCAATCCGGGGAAAATAGTGGATCTTTGA